Proteins encoded by one window of Collimonas fungivorans:
- a CDS encoding YgiW/YdeI family stress tolerance OB fold protein: MNRISKFVAITVLASAATMAVAQGYSGPSATSAAPAAARYAGPSTVPSMTAKQLLANGVDDQYVTLTGKLVRHTGGDHYVLADASGEIQADISARHFPQDQTIDANTVVELSGKFDKERFGSSKLEVKQIKVIAVK, from the coding sequence ATGAACCGTATCAGCAAATTTGTCGCCATCACCGTTCTCGCCAGCGCCGCAACCATGGCTGTCGCACAAGGCTATAGCGGCCCGTCCGCCACTTCGGCGGCGCCTGCCGCGGCCCGCTACGCCGGTCCGTCGACTGTGCCAAGCATGACCGCCAAGCAGCTGCTGGCGAACGGCGTCGACGACCAGTACGTGACCCTGACCGGGAAACTGGTGCGCCATACCGGCGGCGACCATTATGTGCTGGCCGACGCCAGCGGCGAAATACAAGCCGACATTTCGGCCAGGCATTTCCCGCAGGATCAGACTATCGATGCCAATACCGTAGTCGAACTTAGCGGAAAATTCGACAAGGAACGCTTCGGCAGCTCGAAACTGGAAGTCAAGCAAATCAAGGTAATCGCCGTCAAATAA
- a CDS encoding efflux RND transporter periplasmic adaptor subunit, whose protein sequence is MRPSNKKIVVYLVSAALLLLLAFALYRFFFHGGKEPQYLTAPVVTTDIQDTVLASGSLEALQQVSVGAQASGQLKSLKVVLGQEVKKGQLVAEIDSLTQQNALQNAESALTQVRAQLRSKQASLVQAQQNFKRQQRLLAGDAGSRESYETAEATLQATLADIDSLNAQIEQAKITVSTATLNLGYTKITAPIDGKVVSIVTKEGQTVNSAQLAPTIIVLAELKTMTVKALVSEADVIRVKPQQPVFFTILGDPDHRFHGKLRSVELAPDSIGSDASDSNKKSDANAAPIYYSARFDIPNPDNKLRISMTAQVSIVLSEVKAALVIPSTALGERGKDGRYQVKVLETKDGKHSVATRQVRIGINNVRAQVLDGLKAGEKVIVGEDSGTPPTDAAAVIMD, encoded by the coding sequence ATGCGTCCTTCCAACAAAAAAATCGTCGTCTATCTCGTCTCCGCAGCGCTGCTTTTGCTGCTCGCGTTTGCCCTGTACCGGTTTTTCTTCCATGGCGGCAAAGAACCGCAATACCTCACCGCTCCAGTCGTCACCACCGATATCCAGGATACGGTGCTGGCCAGCGGTTCACTCGAAGCGCTGCAGCAGGTGAGCGTCGGCGCCCAGGCATCGGGCCAGCTCAAATCGCTGAAGGTGGTGCTGGGACAGGAAGTGAAAAAGGGACAGCTGGTAGCCGAAATCGATTCGCTGACGCAGCAAAATGCGCTGCAAAACGCAGAATCCGCGCTCACGCAAGTACGCGCCCAGCTGCGCTCCAAGCAAGCCAGCCTGGTCCAGGCCCAGCAGAATTTCAAGCGCCAGCAGCGCCTGCTGGCCGGCGACGCCGGTTCGCGCGAAAGTTATGAAACCGCGGAAGCGACCCTGCAGGCCACGCTGGCCGACATCGATTCGCTGAATGCGCAAATCGAACAAGCCAAGATCACCGTCAGCACCGCCACGCTCAACCTCGGTTATACCAAGATCACCGCGCCCATAGATGGCAAGGTGGTGTCGATCGTGACCAAGGAAGGTCAAACCGTCAATTCGGCCCAGCTGGCGCCAACCATCATCGTCCTCGCCGAACTGAAAACCATGACGGTGAAAGCGCTGGTGTCGGAAGCCGACGTGATCCGCGTCAAGCCGCAGCAGCCGGTGTTCTTCACCATCCTGGGCGACCCCGATCACCGTTTCCACGGCAAGCTGCGCTCGGTCGAGCTGGCGCCGGATTCGATCGGCAGCGATGCTAGCGACAGCAATAAAAAAAGCGATGCCAACGCCGCGCCGATCTACTACAGCGCCCGGTTCGACATTCCCAACCCCGACAACAAGCTGCGCATTTCCATGACAGCGCAGGTCTCGATCGTGCTGAGCGAAGTCAAGGCGGCGCTGGTGATCCCGTCGACGGCGCTGGGCGAGCGCGGCAAGGATGGCCGCTACCAGGTCAAGGTGCTGGAAACCAAGGACGGCAAGCACAGCGTCGCCACGCGCCAGGTGCGGATCGGCATCAATAACGTCCGTGCGCAAGTGCTGGATGGCTTGAAGGCCGGAGAAAAAGTCATTGTGGGAGAGGATAGCGGCACACCGCCGACTGATGCCGCTGCCGTGATAATGGACTAA
- a CDS encoding glycine betaine ABC transporter substrate-binding protein — protein MNPIRKLCCLVAALACVASSGVAAADAKPGIKIGYVEGWSDSVATTYVAAQIIRQNLGYEVKLVPVSAGLMWQGVARGDLDATMSAWLPVTQGAYYEKLKDKVVHLGVNYPGARIGLIVPAYVNAASIVDLPAQKAAFDGRIVGIDAGAGVMTKTELAIKDYGLDYKLMPSSGSGMVAELERSIRNNKAIAVTGWVPHWMFAKWKLKFLDDPKKVYGEAEHVDSIANPGLEAKARPVNDFLKNFSWQPGEIDSVMLAIENGAKPEAAAKQWVDANPQRVSQWLRK, from the coding sequence ATGAATCCGATACGAAAATTATGTTGCCTGGTGGCCGCGCTGGCGTGTGTGGCGAGTTCGGGGGTGGCTGCGGCGGATGCCAAGCCGGGCATCAAGATCGGTTATGTGGAGGGGTGGTCTGACAGTGTCGCGACTACTTATGTGGCGGCGCAGATCATTCGGCAAAACCTGGGATATGAGGTCAAGCTGGTGCCGGTCTCTGCCGGACTGATGTGGCAGGGGGTGGCGCGGGGCGACCTGGACGCCACCATGTCGGCCTGGCTGCCGGTGACGCAGGGTGCGTATTACGAGAAGCTGAAAGACAAGGTGGTGCACTTGGGCGTGAATTATCCGGGGGCCAGGATAGGCTTGATCGTGCCTGCTTATGTCAACGCCGCCAGTATCGTCGACCTGCCTGCGCAAAAAGCCGCGTTCGACGGCCGCATCGTCGGCATCGATGCCGGCGCCGGCGTCATGACCAAGACCGAGCTGGCGATCAAGGACTATGGCCTCGACTACAAACTGATGCCGAGCTCGGGCAGCGGCATGGTGGCCGAGCTGGAGCGCTCGATCCGCAACAACAAGGCGATCGCGGTGACGGGCTGGGTGCCGCACTGGATGTTCGCCAAGTGGAAACTCAAATTCCTCGACGATCCGAAAAAAGTCTATGGCGAAGCCGAGCATGTCGACAGCATCGCCAATCCCGGACTGGAAGCGAAAGCCAGGCCGGTCAACGATTTTCTGAAGAATTTCTCATGGCAGCCAGGCGAGATCGACAGCGTCATGCTGGCCATAGAAAACGGCGCCAAGCCGGAGGCGGCAGCCAAGCAGTGGGTCGACGCCAATCCGCAACGTGTCAGCCAATGGCTGCGCAAGTGA
- a CDS encoding ATP-binding protein, which translates to MAETPLQQPGAKPHSHSLRLRLLWTIVGTSTLLWLASLTIMVFIAWNETNEVFDDALKESSNLIMAATTDFNERGLLSQTETAAGEPRKVDIQYQIVIGGKVIQRTAKAPATPFVAGFEQRKGFKNIDIDGKRWRIFVLRSKDAHFEVQVGQKFKKRLDILEELADSLALPVLLLLAVLAALSWYCVSQVMKPISNTAYALTTKSPGDLTPVSLDGQPRELRPIVSALNGVLLRLESALQAERRFTADAAHELRTPLAALRMHVQLLQRQHSELSAPFQKLRDDIDRSTALVENLLALARLDPLSPDKLERQAVALQPFLQELLRAHSTMAEQRSISLHIDTQLDHMQMNPEMMQIALRNLLDNALRYCPPHSTVTIACSSTSGRQRIAVCDNGPGVTAQQRNRLSERFFRVLGSGEQGSGLGLSIVRRIAELHGARLSFGSGLDGRGLGVFLDFPAE; encoded by the coding sequence ATGGCTGAAACGCCCTTGCAACAGCCTGGCGCCAAGCCGCACTCTCATTCGCTGCGCCTGCGCCTGTTATGGACAATTGTCGGCACCAGCACCCTGCTGTGGCTGGCCAGCCTGACCATCATGGTGTTCATCGCTTGGAACGAAACCAACGAGGTGTTTGACGACGCGCTCAAGGAATCCAGCAACCTGATCATGGCCGCCACCACCGATTTCAACGAACGCGGCTTGCTGAGCCAGACCGAAACCGCCGCCGGAGAGCCGCGCAAGGTCGACATCCAGTATCAGATCGTGATTGGCGGCAAGGTCATCCAGCGCACCGCCAAAGCACCGGCCACGCCCTTCGTTGCCGGCTTCGAGCAACGTAAGGGTTTCAAGAACATCGATATCGACGGCAAACGCTGGCGCATCTTCGTGCTGCGCAGCAAGGATGCGCATTTTGAAGTCCAGGTCGGGCAGAAATTCAAGAAGCGCCTGGACATCCTGGAGGAACTGGCCGACAGCCTGGCGCTGCCGGTATTGCTGCTGCTGGCGGTGCTAGCCGCACTAAGCTGGTACTGCGTCAGCCAGGTCATGAAACCGATCAGCAACACCGCCTACGCGCTCACCACCAAATCTCCGGGCGACCTGACCCCGGTATCGCTGGATGGCCAGCCGCGCGAACTGCGCCCCATCGTCAGCGCGCTGAACGGCGTGCTGCTGCGCCTGGAAAGCGCGCTGCAGGCAGAACGCAGGTTTACCGCCGATGCGGCGCACGAACTGCGGACGCCACTGGCGGCTTTACGCATGCATGTGCAACTGCTGCAGCGGCAGCACAGCGAGCTGTCCGCGCCGTTCCAGAAGCTGCGCGACGACATCGACCGCAGCACCGCCCTGGTCGAGAACCTGCTGGCCCTGGCGCGCCTGGACCCGCTCAGCCCGGACAAGCTGGAGCGGCAAGCGGTAGCGCTGCAGCCCTTCCTGCAGGAATTGCTGCGGGCACATTCGACCATGGCCGAGCAGCGCAGCATCAGCTTGCACATCGATACCCAGCTTGATCATATGCAGATGAATCCCGAGATGATGCAGATTGCCTTGCGCAACCTGCTTGACAATGCCTTGCGCTACTGTCCGCCGCACAGCACGGTGACGATTGCCTGCAGCAGCACATCCGGCCGGCAGCGCATCGCGGTTTGCGATAATGGCCCCGGAGTAACTGCGCAACAACGCAACAGGTTGAGCGAACGCTTCTTCCGCGTATTGGGTAGCGGGGAGCAAGGCAGCGGACTGGGTTTATCGATTGTCCGCCGCATCGCCGAGCTGCATGGCGCCAGGCTATCCTTCGGCAGCGGCCTGGACGGGCGCGGCCTCGGCGTATTCCTGGATTTTCCTGCCGAATGA
- a CDS encoding TorF family putative porin, giving the protein MLQKFSKTRKISSYPWLAAAVAFSFQLPALAQTADSAAAKDAAATAPAAAAPASPFTANVTIASQYVSRGFRQTWGKPAIQGGVDYAHPSGLFAGTWMSSVSDHFIEGGSVEWDLYGGYTGTAGDFTYTGQIYYYLYPGAEASFAKTKYNYGEAVASLTYKWFNVKYWLTYTPDYFGYNSATLGIGSGQHSRGSGYLDLNGTFDLGSGYSLLLHYGNERVRNFSAYSFQDGKVALSKAFDGGWTVTGAVTKGWGKNGVYDRYTTGVLNSAGQAEVSNPLATTLVLSLTKTF; this is encoded by the coding sequence ATGCTTCAGAAATTCAGCAAAACCAGAAAAATCAGCAGTTATCCGTGGCTCGCCGCAGCCGTCGCATTCAGTTTCCAGTTACCGGCGCTGGCCCAGACCGCGGACAGCGCCGCCGCCAAGGATGCCGCGGCGACTGCGCCGGCCGCCGCCGCACCCGCATCTCCGTTCACCGCCAATGTCACCATCGCCTCGCAATACGTGTCGCGCGGCTTTCGCCAGACCTGGGGCAAACCGGCGATCCAGGGCGGCGTCGACTATGCGCATCCGAGCGGCCTGTTTGCCGGCACCTGGATGTCCAGCGTCAGCGATCATTTCATCGAAGGCGGTTCGGTCGAATGGGATCTGTATGGCGGTTACACCGGCACGGCAGGAGATTTCACCTACACCGGACAGATCTATTACTACCTCTACCCTGGCGCAGAGGCATCGTTTGCAAAAACCAAATACAACTACGGCGAAGCGGTCGCTTCGCTCACCTACAAATGGTTCAACGTCAAATACTGGCTGACTTACACGCCTGACTATTTCGGCTACAACAGCGCGACGCTGGGCATAGGCAGCGGCCAGCACAGCCGCGGCTCCGGCTACCTGGACCTGAACGGCACGTTCGACCTCGGCAGCGGCTACAGTCTGCTGCTGCACTACGGCAATGAGCGGGTGAGAAATTTCTCCGCCTACAGTTTCCAGGACGGCAAAGTCGCCTTGTCCAAGGCGTTTGACGGCGGCTGGACAGTCACCGGCGCGGTGACCAAAGGCTGGGGCAAGAACGGCGTCTACGACCGTTACACTACCGGCGTACTCAATTCAGCAGGCCAGGCCGAAGTGTCCAATCCGCTGGCCACCACCCTGGTGTTGTCCCTGACCAAGACCTTCTGA
- a CDS encoding response regulator, with protein MRILLVEDDPSLGATVQSWLQLDGYAVDWVQRGDSAATALQTHGYDCVLLDRGLPGTTGDQLLSRLRSGKDLVPVLIITARDTLADRIEGLDLGADDYLVKPFDLEEMSARIRAAVRRHASQADNILRHGEIALDLASKRVTLSGAPVLLTARELAVLHALMLRRQHIVKRAQIEEALYGWGDEVESNAIEVHIHHLRKKLGARSIVTVRGLGYRLKEEHG; from the coding sequence ATGCGCATCCTCCTTGTAGAAGACGACCCATCGCTCGGCGCCACCGTGCAATCCTGGCTCCAGCTTGACGGCTACGCGGTGGATTGGGTGCAACGCGGCGACTCGGCCGCCACCGCGCTGCAAACCCATGGCTACGACTGCGTGCTGTTGGACCGCGGCTTGCCCGGAACCACTGGCGACCAGTTGCTGTCCCGCTTGCGTAGCGGCAAAGACCTGGTGCCGGTGCTCATCATCACGGCCCGCGACACCCTGGCCGACCGTATCGAAGGCCTCGACCTGGGCGCCGACGATTACCTGGTCAAGCCGTTCGACCTCGAAGAAATGTCGGCGCGAATCCGCGCCGCGGTGCGGCGCCACGCCTCACAGGCAGATAACATCCTGCGGCATGGCGAGATCGCGCTCGACCTTGCCAGCAAGCGCGTGACCCTGTCCGGCGCACCGGTGCTGCTGACCGCGCGCGAACTGGCGGTGCTGCATGCCTTGATGCTGCGCCGCCAGCACATCGTCAAGCGCGCGCAAATCGAAGAAGCCCTGTATGGATGGGGCGACGAGGTGGAAAGCAACGCCATCGAAGTGCACATCCACCACTTGCGGAAAAAACTCGGCGCCAGATCCATCGTGACGGTGCGCGGCCTCGGTTATCGTTTAAAAGAAGAACATGGCTGA
- a CDS encoding efflux transporter outer membrane subunit, translating into MRYLKPSLCLLACSLLAACSTLHTPYQPVAVTTPPAWQNKLAENAGDAIRQDRWWRNFNDPQLDQLVELALARNNDLAAATVLVRRAQLQAGLAVINPTVALNVSSSNSRNLRGSPVGTRNQALTGSVSYELDLWGKLASRRDAAEWEALATAEDRDSTALALVGTTATLYWKIANLQQRIAVSEQSMAYVGKILELVHLQYDAGAVSSLELLEAERSLASQQASHTQLLQELVETRAALALLFDGPPELRYAESGKLAAAVLPAVDAGLPSQLLGRRPDLHAAELRLRRLLASIDDTRASYYPSLVLTGTLGSSSTALSNLLQNPIGTLGATLAFPFLQWNQMQLNIALSKADYDKAAIDFRQAFYKALNDVETALSARSQFQAQGQKLSQALAAASRIEGLYEERYRAGAVPLKTWLDAQETRRNAEIAVADNNLNLLTSQVKLYQALGGDTVTATASTAAQPPR; encoded by the coding sequence ATGCGCTATCTCAAACCTTCCCTGTGCCTGCTGGCCTGCAGCTTGCTGGCCGCCTGTTCCACCCTGCACACGCCCTACCAACCGGTGGCGGTGACAACGCCGCCGGCTTGGCAAAACAAACTGGCGGAGAACGCCGGCGACGCCATCCGCCAAGACCGCTGGTGGCGCAATTTCAACGACCCGCAACTGGATCAGCTGGTAGAGCTTGCGCTGGCCCGCAACAACGACCTGGCGGCAGCGACGGTGCTGGTGCGGCGCGCGCAGTTGCAAGCCGGCCTGGCAGTCATCAACCCAACCGTCGCGCTGAACGTCAGCAGCAGCAACAGCCGCAATTTGCGCGGTTCACCCGTTGGCACGCGCAACCAGGCCCTCACCGGCAGCGTCTCCTACGAACTGGACCTGTGGGGCAAGCTGGCAAGCCGGCGCGACGCCGCCGAATGGGAAGCCCTGGCAACCGCCGAAGACCGCGACAGCACTGCTCTGGCCCTGGTCGGCACCACTGCTACCCTGTACTGGAAGATCGCCAACCTGCAACAACGTATCGCTGTCAGCGAACAAAGCATGGCTTATGTCGGCAAGATCCTGGAGCTGGTGCACCTGCAATACGATGCCGGCGCGGTGTCGTCGCTGGAGCTGCTGGAGGCGGAGCGTTCGCTGGCGTCGCAGCAGGCCAGCCATACCCAGCTGCTGCAAGAACTGGTGGAGACGCGCGCCGCGCTGGCGTTGCTGTTCGACGGACCGCCGGAACTGCGTTATGCGGAAAGCGGCAAGCTCGCGGCCGCTGTCCTGCCGGCGGTCGACGCCGGCCTGCCGTCGCAGCTGCTAGGCCGCCGGCCCGACCTGCACGCGGCAGAACTGCGGCTGCGCAGACTGCTGGCCAGCATCGACGACACCCGCGCCAGCTATTATCCGTCGCTGGTCCTGACCGGTACGCTGGGAAGCAGCAGCACGGCGCTGTCTAACCTGCTGCAGAATCCGATCGGGACGCTGGGAGCGACTCTGGCTTTCCCGTTCCTGCAATGGAATCAGATGCAGCTGAATATTGCGTTATCCAAAGCGGACTACGACAAAGCGGCGATCGATTTCCGCCAGGCCTTTTACAAGGCATTGAATGACGTCGAAACGGCCTTGTCCGCCCGCAGCCAATTCCAGGCCCAGGGGCAAAAACTGAGCCAGGCGCTGGCCGCGGCAAGCCGCATCGAAGGTTTATACGAGGAACGCTATCGCGCCGGCGCGGTGCCGCTGAAAACCTGGCTGGACGCGCAGGAAACCCGGCGCAACGCTGAAATCGCCGTGGCAGACAACAACCTGAACCTGCTGACCAGCCAGGTCAAGCTGTATCAGGCTTTGGGCGGCGATACTGTCACAGCGACAGCATCAACTGCCGCGCAGCCGCCAAGATGA
- a CDS encoding hybrid-cluster NAD(P)-dependent oxidoreductase yields MESNKLNRRNFWDSIPPLWDSDSEETLVCCQVRAETHDVKSFFFAAPGGGGFVFQPGQFITLELEINGAAINRCYTISSSPARPHTISITVKRVPGGPVSNWLHDNLKAGDKVKVLRAAGEFTCAIHPAEKYLFLSAGSGITPLMSMSRAHHDLSDDRDIVFIHSARTPDDIIFERELSLIAANQQNFRTRFICERLGQRRDWSGPTGMLSLPALKLMAPDFMEREVFVCGPAPYMKAVRAMLDEAGFERARYHEESFSFETLQQESQPQATLDSAPATAGFEINFQKSMRQITCGPQQHVLEAARNAGVRLASSCAQGMCGTCKVKLISGTVDMQHKGGIRQREIDQGMVLLCCSKPLSNLVVDK; encoded by the coding sequence ATGGAATCCAATAAACTGAATCGCCGGAATTTCTGGGACAGCATCCCGCCGCTGTGGGACAGCGATAGCGAGGAAACGTTGGTCTGCTGCCAGGTGCGGGCCGAGACGCATGACGTAAAAAGCTTTTTCTTTGCCGCTCCCGGCGGCGGCGGCTTTGTGTTCCAGCCTGGCCAGTTCATCACGCTGGAGCTGGAAATCAACGGCGCAGCCATTAACCGCTGCTACACGATTTCATCGTCGCCGGCGCGGCCGCACACGATCTCGATCACGGTCAAGCGCGTGCCGGGCGGTCCGGTGTCGAACTGGCTGCACGACAACCTCAAGGCTGGTGACAAAGTCAAGGTTTTGCGCGCGGCAGGCGAGTTTACCTGTGCTATCCATCCGGCGGAAAAGTACCTGTTCCTGTCGGCCGGGTCCGGCATCACGCCGCTGATGTCGATGTCGCGCGCCCACCACGACCTGTCCGACGACAGGGATATCGTTTTCATCCATAGCGCAAGGACGCCGGACGACATCATCTTCGAGCGCGAGCTGAGCCTGATCGCCGCCAACCAGCAGAATTTCAGAACCCGTTTCATCTGCGAGCGGCTGGGCCAGCGGCGCGACTGGTCGGGCCCGACCGGCATGCTGTCGCTGCCGGCGCTGAAGCTGATGGCGCCCGATTTCATGGAGCGCGAAGTTTTCGTCTGCGGTCCCGCGCCTTACATGAAAGCGGTGCGCGCCATGCTGGACGAAGCCGGCTTTGAGCGTGCCCGCTATCATGAGGAAAGTTTTTCCTTCGAGACTTTGCAGCAAGAGAGCCAGCCGCAGGCAACTCTTGACAGCGCCCCGGCCACCGCCGGCTTCGAAATCAATTTCCAGAAAAGCATGCGCCAGATCACATGCGGTCCGCAGCAGCACGTGCTGGAAGCCGCCCGCAACGCAGGCGTCCGGCTGGCCTCCTCTTGCGCCCAAGGCATGTGCGGCACCTGCAAGGTCAAGCTGATTTCAGGAACGGTAGACATGCAGCACAAAGGCGGCATCCGCCAGCGCGAAATCGACCAAGGCATGGTGCTCCTGTGCTGCAGCAAGCCACTGAGCAACCTGGTCGTAGATAAATAA
- a CDS encoding MacB family efflux pump subunit, whose product MKPALLELTGLYRQFPSGEETVTVLNNINLKIGAGEMVALVGPSGSGKSTLMNILGCLDRPSSGSYLVAGQATGDMEPDALAHLRREHFGFIFQRYHLLPDLDAASNVEIPAIYAGKPAAVRKQRAQALLGRLGLANRTHHRPSQLSGGQQQRVSIARSLMNGGQVILADEPTGALDSHSGQEVIKILQELHAEGHTVIIVTHDMRVAEYAQRIIEISDGEIVADRLRQDSAADASSNAAARDRPQIELGQESSWRATAASLVEACKMAWLAMKSHRLRSFLTMLGIIIGIASVVSVVALGEGSRRQILKDISFLGTNTITIYPGKDWGDEKAAAVRSLVSADADVLAQQVYADSATPGISTAAIVRYRNISVSASLQGVGEQHFRVHDVQMAEGRPFTATSVKQQTQEVVIDHNMRQKLFGKNDNPIGQVLMLGNIPCRIVGVAKKEKNAYGGGSSLTLWVPYTTALTRIIGQSHLQSISVRVSDAASPAAAEKSIVKLLTQRHGGKDFFIQNSDSIRKAIESTTATLTLLVSMIAVISLVVGGIGVMNIMLVSVTERIQEIGVRMAVGARQSDIMRQFLIEAILVCLLGGILGISLALGIGALFSSWSGVNGSFQMHYSLTSIVVACTCSTLIGIIFGFLPARNAARLDPVEALARE is encoded by the coding sequence ATGAAGCCAGCCTTGCTAGAGCTGACGGGACTGTACCGGCAATTTCCGTCCGGCGAAGAAACCGTTACCGTGCTCAACAACATCAACCTGAAAATCGGCGCCGGTGAAATGGTGGCGCTGGTCGGCCCATCCGGGTCAGGCAAATCGACCTTGATGAACATCCTCGGCTGCCTCGACCGTCCCAGCAGCGGCAGCTACCTGGTGGCCGGCCAGGCTACCGGCGACATGGAACCCGACGCCCTGGCGCATTTGCGGCGCGAGCATTTCGGCTTCATTTTCCAGCGCTACCATCTGTTGCCCGACCTGGATGCCGCCAGCAATGTCGAGATTCCCGCAATCTATGCCGGCAAACCGGCAGCGGTGCGCAAGCAGCGCGCGCAAGCGCTGCTGGGCCGGCTCGGCCTGGCCAACCGCACCCATCACCGGCCCAGCCAGCTGTCGGGCGGGCAGCAGCAACGCGTCAGCATTGCGCGCTCGTTGATGAACGGCGGCCAGGTGATACTGGCCGATGAACCGACCGGCGCGCTGGACAGCCACAGCGGCCAGGAAGTCATCAAGATCCTGCAAGAGCTGCATGCCGAAGGCCATACCGTCATCATCGTCACGCATGACATGCGCGTTGCCGAATATGCGCAGCGCATCATTGAAATCAGCGACGGTGAAATCGTCGCCGACCGCCTGCGCCAGGACAGCGCCGCCGATGCATCTTCAAACGCCGCTGCGCGCGACCGGCCGCAGATCGAACTCGGCCAGGAATCGTCGTGGCGCGCCACTGCAGCCAGCCTGGTCGAAGCCTGCAAGATGGCCTGGCTAGCCATGAAGTCGCACCGGCTGCGCAGTTTCCTGACCATGCTGGGCATCATCATCGGCATTGCTTCGGTGGTGTCGGTGGTGGCGCTGGGCGAAGGATCGCGCCGGCAGATCCTCAAGGACATCAGTTTCCTGGGCACCAATACCATCACCATCTATCCCGGCAAGGACTGGGGCGATGAAAAAGCAGCGGCGGTGCGTTCGCTGGTTTCCGCCGATGCCGATGTGCTGGCGCAGCAGGTATACGCGGACAGCGCCACTCCTGGCATCAGCACCGCGGCTATCGTACGCTACCGCAACATCTCGGTCAGCGCTTCGCTGCAAGGCGTGGGCGAGCAGCATTTTCGCGTGCACGACGTGCAGATGGCGGAAGGCCGGCCGTTCACCGCGACCAGCGTCAAGCAGCAGACGCAGGAGGTGGTGATCGACCACAACATGCGCCAGAAACTGTTCGGCAAGAACGACAATCCGATCGGACAGGTGCTGATGCTCGGGAACATTCCCTGCCGCATCGTTGGCGTCGCAAAAAAAGAAAAGAATGCCTATGGCGGCGGCAGCAGCCTCACCCTGTGGGTCCCTTACACCACGGCCCTGACGCGCATCATAGGACAGTCCCACCTGCAATCGATTTCAGTGCGCGTCAGCGATGCCGCCTCGCCTGCGGCTGCCGAAAAAAGCATCGTCAAGCTGCTCACCCAGCGCCATGGCGGCAAGGATTTTTTCATACAGAACAGCGACAGCATCCGCAAGGCCATCGAATCGACCACTGCCACCCTGACGCTGCTGGTGTCGATGATCGCCGTGATTTCGCTGGTGGTCGGCGGCATCGGCGTGATGAACATCATGCTGGTGTCGGTCACCGAGCGGATCCAGGAAATCGGCGTGCGCATGGCGGTAGGCGCGCGCCAGTCCGACATCATGCGGCAGTTCCTGATCGAAGCGATACTGGTCTGCCTGCTGGGCGGCATCCTCGGCATCTCACTGGCGCTCGGCATCGGCGCGCTGTTTTCCAGCTGGTCCGGCGTCAACGGCAGTTTCCAGATGCATTATTCGCTGACCTCGATCGTGGTGGCTTGCACCTGCTCGACCCTGATCGGCATCATCTTCGGCTTTTTGCCGGCCCGCAATGCAGCCCGACTGGATCCGGTGGAAGCCCTGGCTAGAGAATGA